One window of Herpetosiphon gulosus genomic DNA carries:
- a CDS encoding PRC-barrel domain-containing protein: MTTVNSLFGKPIIAQATGERMATVQDVVLDQPPTRVVALLTERAGLLRSAHSIRWEQVISIGDVVVVGGETTPTSVKEDPELAALIKQAHQITGTNVITVDGTQLGTIADVTIDERGQILGYELKQGLLQDLRGRTMLPVEQIRSFGNDALIVDQPTIA; the protein is encoded by the coding sequence ATGACAACCGTTAATAGTCTTTTTGGCAAACCAATTATTGCCCAAGCGACCGGTGAGCGAATGGCCACGGTGCAGGATGTCGTGCTAGATCAGCCACCAACACGGGTGGTTGCCTTGCTTACCGAACGCGCTGGGCTACTTCGTTCGGCGCATAGCATCCGTTGGGAACAGGTAATCAGTATTGGTGATGTTGTGGTGGTTGGCGGCGAGACCACCCCAACCTCGGTTAAAGAAGATCCTGAGCTTGCAGCACTGATCAAGCAAGCTCATCAGATTACTGGCACGAATGTTATCACGGTTGATGGAACCCAGCTTGGGACTATTGCTGATGTTACAATCGATGAGCGCGGCCAAATTCTTGGGTATGAACTCAAACAAGGTTTATTGCAAGATCTTCGCGGCAGAACTATGCTGCCCGTTGAACAGATTCGTTCATTTGGCAACGATGCATTGATTGTTGATCAACCAACAATCGCCTAA
- a CDS encoding helix-turn-helix transcriptional regulator — translation MHSPNYTFADLLHIFFALRSNPDRIRTYDDLAQATGISRRSLAHWFAGDYAPRTPEPVERLGDMLGLTGFQIDLMLYAINPHWSRYNTPADQLQTAEVIRRVEQRLPDPTFSSNDLPSPSQIERTWPILFWDNFESNAHHWGLGNKDDDSGRVERSISNQCLELRLRNRFVSEMFIGADSQCFTPDRYYCSVYGRFVSEAGPDDGLALVFEEISDACHGLIRIRDRSGEFSVIQGFHGGDFWKIYLQRRPIHGYRTGQFNKIALLVENQQHSLFINDYHQASWELPRLPASRIDLGIIAGGQQQAEVHFKDFRVRVPADQRPFATLEALIGGTLANSTWRNQ, via the coding sequence ATGCATAGCCCAAACTATACCTTTGCCGACTTGTTACACATCTTTTTTGCCTTGCGTTCCAACCCCGACCGCATTCGCACCTACGATGATTTGGCGCAAGCAACTGGTATTTCGCGCCGCTCGTTAGCTCATTGGTTTGCTGGCGATTACGCTCCCCGTACTCCAGAGCCAGTTGAACGACTCGGCGATATGTTGGGGCTAACTGGCTTTCAAATTGATCTGATGTTGTATGCGATCAACCCACATTGGTCGCGCTACAACACTCCAGCCGATCAACTGCAAACGGCTGAGGTTATTCGACGGGTTGAACAACGTTTGCCAGATCCAACCTTCAGCTCCAACGATCTGCCAAGCCCAAGCCAGATCGAGCGCACATGGCCGATTTTGTTTTGGGATAACTTTGAATCGAATGCGCATCACTGGGGGCTTGGCAATAAAGATGATGATTCAGGCCGCGTCGAACGTTCGATCAGCAATCAATGCCTTGAACTGCGGTTACGCAATCGCTTTGTCAGCGAAATGTTTATCGGGGCCGATTCGCAATGCTTCACACCCGATCGCTATTATTGTTCGGTTTATGGGCGCTTTGTCAGCGAGGCTGGGCCTGATGATGGTTTAGCACTCGTGTTTGAGGAGATCAGCGATGCATGTCATGGATTAATCCGTATTCGCGATCGAAGTGGCGAGTTTTCAGTTATTCAAGGGTTTCATGGTGGCGATTTTTGGAAAATTTACTTGCAACGCCGCCCAATCCATGGCTATCGTACTGGTCAATTTAATAAAATCGCCCTGTTAGTAGAGAATCAACAGCATTCACTATTTATCAACGATTACCACCAAGCAAGCTGGGAGTTGCCGCGCCTACCTGCCAGCCGCATCGATCTTGGGATTATCGCAGGTGGCCAGCAACAAGCCGAAGTGCATTTTAAAGATTTCCGGGTGCGTGTGCCCGCCGATCAGCGCCCATTTGCAACGCTCGAAGCATTGATCGGCGGAACTTTAGCAAATTCAACCTGGCGCAATCAGTGA
- a CDS encoding thioredoxin domain-containing protein produces the protein MSNSTRSAKGHRRNQPARSFKMFYLALGLIGILGIGVVLVQSLSKPASVSNTGPMPNQAGLNAPVGKTADNYWYKGQPDAPVKVEIYADYECPACRTLELELAQANFDGLYVETGKAQVIFREFPLKTIHKSAQLTAEIARCAGDQNLFWPIHNALFDSQTQWAQSLGPKTQIMAAVEQAGADRQKIESCVAAGTYTDVINTAYDAALERQLQQTPTVFVDGQQVNFETDFAKTLMAAVDAKLPANSSN, from the coding sequence ATGAGTAATTCAACCCGTTCAGCCAAAGGCCATCGCCGCAATCAACCAGCTCGTTCGTTCAAAATGTTTTATCTAGCGCTTGGTTTAATTGGCATTCTTGGAATTGGCGTTGTGCTGGTTCAATCGCTAAGCAAACCCGCCAGCGTCAGTAATACTGGGCCAATGCCCAACCAAGCTGGTTTAAACGCGCCCGTTGGCAAAACTGCTGATAACTATTGGTATAAAGGCCAGCCCGATGCCCCGGTCAAAGTCGAAATTTATGCCGATTATGAATGCCCAGCCTGCCGCACGCTGGAACTCGAATTAGCCCAAGCCAATTTCGATGGTTTGTATGTTGAAACAGGCAAGGCCCAAGTGATCTTCCGCGAGTTTCCGCTGAAAACAATCCACAAATCGGCCCAATTAACCGCTGAAATCGCCCGCTGTGCTGGCGATCAAAATCTGTTTTGGCCGATTCACAATGCCTTGTTCGATAGCCAAACCCAATGGGCGCAAAGCCTTGGGCCAAAAACCCAAATTATGGCCGCCGTTGAGCAAGCAGGCGCTGACCGCCAAAAAATTGAAAGTTGTGTTGCTGCTGGAACCTATACCGATGTGATCAATACTGCTTACGATGCAGCATTGGAGCGCCAACTGCAACAAACGCCTACGGTGTTTGTCGATGGTCAACAAGTTAACTTTGAAACCGATTTTGCCAAAACCTTGATGGCAGCAGTCGATGCTAAATTGCCAGCTAATAGCAGCAATTAA
- a CDS encoding Ig-like domain-containing protein has protein sequence MIDTWFQAKELDLTAWYKRYDAANYSPQVIVKSAPTISLLGYPSLLLIDPPSQTQRGSINVLAQLDGLIVRIAYPLTDGGQHQTEFLALLQSFAHAKAPSRVSRLPTRDQLPAITPESPTSSCCGWVDPNSNTYPCNGGNCTWWAKYKRPDIGNSWGDALGWRNRARQEGFAVDTVARVGAIAVYQPGVYIGQNLWAGSVGHVAYVEAVGANGSFTISDMSYERGCQYGNNGVLTIQSQQTNNENLVFIYAPNVAPNPPSLLEPSHTSAINRLNPTLRWQDMGDPDNYPNPHRDYTVEIWKTDQSWSQSWGWTTNPNWQPTLPNEGSYAWRVLAGDGSVGSDWSPTWNFIADTTVPTGGYTHPVNDSATRLSVDLRGTASDNLSGVDHVNFTAHYDGEWHVIHTDSTAPYEYTWDLSGVSDQLILLGYDIYDQAGNVALAPQGVLTMYKDTVAPTGGYTQPANDVIVQDSLVLRGTASDNLSGVDHVNFTAHYDGEWHVIHTDSTAPYEYTWDLSGVSDQLILLGYDIYDQAGNVALAPQGVLTIHKVSQYQQFLPLAQR, from the coding sequence ATGATTGACACATGGTTTCAGGCTAAAGAGCTTGACTTGACTGCCTGGTATAAACGCTATGATGCGGCCAACTATAGCCCACAGGTGATAGTAAAATCTGCTCCGACGATCAGTCTTTTAGGATATCCAAGCCTCCTGCTGATTGATCCACCAAGCCAAACCCAACGCGGCTCAATTAATGTGTTGGCCCAGCTTGATGGCCTGATTGTGCGGATTGCCTATCCCTTGACTGATGGTGGTCAGCACCAGACTGAGTTTTTAGCCTTGTTACAATCATTTGCCCATGCTAAAGCACCTTCAAGGGTCTCGCGTTTGCCCACACGCGACCAATTGCCAGCAATAACACCCGAGAGTCCAACCAGTAGTTGTTGCGGCTGGGTTGATCCGAACTCAAATACCTATCCATGTAACGGAGGAAATTGTACATGGTGGGCGAAATATAAACGGCCCGACATTGGCAACTCTTGGGGTGACGCGCTTGGGTGGCGGAATCGAGCCCGCCAAGAAGGCTTTGCAGTGGATACGGTGGCACGGGTTGGAGCGATAGCCGTCTATCAACCAGGAGTATATATTGGACAAAATCTATGGGCAGGATCGGTTGGGCATGTCGCGTATGTTGAGGCAGTGGGGGCAAATGGTAGTTTTACGATCAGCGATATGAGTTATGAGCGGGGTTGTCAGTATGGTAATAATGGAGTTCTTACGATCCAAAGCCAGCAAACCAATAATGAAAATCTCGTATTTATTTATGCGCCCAATGTAGCACCAAATCCGCCAAGTTTGCTTGAGCCAAGCCATACAAGCGCGATTAATCGACTGAATCCAACCTTACGCTGGCAAGATATGGGCGATCCTGATAATTACCCTAATCCGCATCGCGACTATACCGTAGAAATTTGGAAAACAGATCAGTCTTGGAGTCAATCTTGGGGTTGGACAACCAATCCTAATTGGCAACCAACCTTACCAAACGAAGGGAGCTATGCTTGGCGCGTGCTAGCTGGCGATGGATCTGTTGGAAGTGACTGGTCGCCGACTTGGAACTTTATCGCTGACACAACTGTGCCAACTGGTGGCTATACCCACCCTGTAAATGATAGTGCAACCCGTCTATCGGTTGATTTACGTGGAACTGCTAGCGATAATTTAAGTGGCGTTGATCATGTGAATTTTACGGCGCATTATGATGGTGAATGGCATGTGATTCATACTGATTCGACCGCACCCTATGAATATACTTGGGATCTGAGTGGGGTCAGTGATCAATTGATTTTGTTGGGCTATGATATTTACGATCAGGCTGGAAACGTTGCTTTGGCTCCGCAAGGGGTTTTGACTATGTATAAAGATACGGTTGCCCCAACCGGAGGCTATACTCAGCCAGCCAATGATGTGATCGTTCAGGATTCGCTGGTATTGCGTGGAACCGCTAGCGATAATTTGAGTGGCGTTGATCATGTGAATTTTACGGCGCATTACGATGGTGAATGGCATGTGATTCATACTGATTCGACCGCACCCTATGAATATACCTGGGATCTGAGTGGGGTCAGTGATCAATTGATTTTGTTGGGCTATGATATTTACGATCAGGCTGGAAACGTTGCTTTGGCTCCACAAGGGGTATTAACAATCCACAAAGTTAGTCAATATCAACAATTTTTGCCGCTTGCCCAACGCTAA
- a CDS encoding CHAP domain-containing protein has product MGVIISRWLIIVGLLIGLTSLVGVAQRAEASPIGAERIMLTGNAWLNGMGVEVIYPLRSGDPGNQGTYGLQYQCVELIQRLYAMRLGYPSRWAVASAYQMEFIPGRAQFEDLTFHANGSTQLPQLGDIVVFPPVTGNPHGHVAIVSMVSANQVEVIQQNAWTSSAQPMFRQSFQLRRVNGGYTIVGNARGWIHSPRWNFAGTTANYRPLRLFWQGAREDNFTTASLQGEISAAAAGYASARTEGFVFSHSAAGRIPLQQYWHSDRGDNIVVATTAGINDAVNAGYSFVRTEGYIYPTPQQHTVPLKLFWSSARQDNFTTSTAEGEQSALAAGYSFVRIEGYVFAARPLQLYWQANRGDNFTTATAEGIASAQAAGYSFVRTEGYVFADPLPDTVPLKLFWNANRQDNYVTATASGEAAALAAGYTFVRIEGYVLPTNGVGLRPLELFWHSGRGDNFTTSSSAGATDARNAGYQFALNEGYIYGSVPAGFSPVATVTSNAQTTHIQWDAVTGATHYFVQYSQLNASKKRQTGDNNPPIQVVVTQATEIVIDSPLLQDVRVRSCNSEGCSASITEEEIFTVPILQTFLPAISR; this is encoded by the coding sequence ATGGGTGTGATTATCTCGCGTTGGTTGATTATAGTTGGGCTACTCATTGGTTTAACTTCACTTGTTGGGGTCGCACAGAGGGCTGAGGCTAGCCCGATCGGGGCTGAACGAATTATGCTAACTGGAAATGCTTGGTTAAATGGTATGGGTGTTGAGGTTATTTACCCACTTCGATCAGGCGACCCCGGCAATCAGGGCACCTATGGTCTTCAATATCAATGTGTTGAATTAATTCAGCGTTTGTATGCTATGCGTTTAGGTTACCCTTCGCGCTGGGCGGTAGCCTCGGCCTATCAAATGGAGTTTATTCCTGGCCGAGCGCAATTTGAAGATCTTACCTTCCATGCGAATGGCAGCACGCAGCTTCCTCAATTGGGTGATATTGTGGTTTTTCCGCCAGTCACTGGCAATCCACATGGGCATGTGGCAATTGTGAGCATGGTCAGTGCTAACCAAGTTGAGGTTATTCAGCAAAATGCTTGGACCTCGAGTGCTCAGCCAATGTTTCGTCAATCCTTCCAATTACGGCGTGTGAATGGCGGCTATACGATTGTTGGTAATGCTCGTGGCTGGATTCACTCACCCCGTTGGAATTTTGCCGGCACGACGGCTAATTATCGCCCGTTGCGTTTATTTTGGCAGGGTGCACGCGAAGATAATTTTACAACGGCTAGCCTACAAGGAGAAATCTCTGCGGCTGCGGCTGGTTATGCCTCTGCTCGAACCGAAGGCTTTGTATTTAGCCATTCAGCAGCAGGTCGAATCCCGCTCCAGCAATATTGGCATAGTGATCGGGGCGATAATATTGTTGTGGCGACGACGGCTGGCATCAATGATGCGGTGAATGCTGGCTATAGTTTTGTGCGAACTGAAGGCTACATTTACCCTACTCCTCAACAACATACTGTGCCGTTGAAATTATTTTGGAGTTCAGCTCGCCAAGATAATTTTACAACTTCGACAGCTGAAGGAGAGCAATCGGCTTTGGCCGCAGGCTATAGTTTTGTGCGGATTGAAGGCTATGTTTTTGCCGCGCGGCCACTCCAACTCTACTGGCAAGCAAATCGCGGTGACAATTTTACCACTGCTACTGCTGAGGGAATTGCTTCGGCCCAAGCAGCCGGCTATAGCTTTGTACGAACTGAAGGCTATGTTTTCGCTGATCCCCTACCAGATACAGTGCCACTGAAATTGTTTTGGAATGCTAACCGCCAAGATAATTATGTGACGGCAACTGCATCTGGTGAGGCGGCGGCCTTGGCAGCAGGCTACACGTTTGTGCGAATTGAAGGCTATGTTTTGCCAACCAATGGTGTTGGTCTACGACCTTTGGAGCTGTTTTGGCATAGTGGCCGAGGCGATAACTTTACGACGAGTTCATCGGCGGGAGCAACTGATGCACGCAATGCGGGCTATCAGTTTGCCTTGAATGAGGGCTATATTTATGGAAGCGTACCTGCCGGATTTAGCCCAGTTGCAACTGTAACAAGTAATGCCCAAACGACCCATATTCAGTGGGATGCTGTGACCGGTGCAACTCACTATTTTGTGCAATATAGTCAACTCAATGCTTCAAAAAAACGACAAACTGGTGATAATAATCCTCCTATTCAGGTGGTTGTAACTCAGGCAACCGAGATTGTTATTGATAGTCCCTTGCTGCAAGATGTGCGGGTGCGAAGCTGTAATAGCGAAGGGTGTAGCGCTAGCATTACCGAAGAAGAGATCTTTACTGTGCCAATTCTCCAAACATTCTTGCCTGCCATCAGCCGTTAA
- a CDS encoding MerR family transcriptional regulator: MMMQQVVEQTLTIQQMAEITGLSAHTLRYYERAGLLHDLVDRNQQNGYRYYTQRHINWIHFIKCLRATGMPIRDIRRYTELLHQGDHTVRDRLNLLKAHRLRVEQQLTEVQQHLEAVKRKISYYEMLD; this comes from the coding sequence ATGATGATGCAACAGGTCGTTGAACAAACCTTAACTATTCAACAGATGGCCGAAATTACTGGCCTCAGCGCCCATACTTTGCGCTATTACGAACGGGCAGGCTTACTACACGATTTGGTTGATCGCAATCAGCAAAATGGCTATCGCTACTATACCCAACGCCATATCAATTGGATTCATTTCATCAAATGCCTGCGTGCCACGGGCATGCCCATTCGTGATATTCGGCGTTACACTGAGTTGCTGCATCAAGGCGACCACACCGTGCGCGATCGCTTGAACTTGTTAAAAGCGCATCGGCTGCGGGTTGAGCAGCAACTAACCGAGGTGCAACAACATCTTGAGGCAGTTAAACGCAAAATTAGCTATTATGAAATGCTTGATTAA
- a CDS encoding M23 family metallopeptidase, with amino-acid sequence MRLLIRCWLLLVLIGVGVIAPQSSQAQDAQEQPAQITIDGLAVKLPFQPGAEWQVTAGWEAANHQQAWNYYAVDVVPVNQACLGQPILAVAHGFIESNNGHELQIDHRVNNYRSLYSHLDTVSPGLAVGTEVFQGQQIGTCGGYPNFVPHLHFQIFQGARVASSGVMPVPIDGITDANRLRSGQRGLYSTNQFQPQLPPAPSQQNLVLNGDFSAGTTNWWKYGDAAWSIVDQGLNFRRNPGGTGGSVGQNLAYQFAANTPIEAQFDLGNPSGVTKHVGVFIRHESSWDQPIHCGFTLPPYSPMQRFSIRGRSGSVVWNKLTFEVWADPPDGIPDVRMDNVAITYRTDIAISAKTCIAPAPSQQNLVRNGDFSAGTADWWRYGDASWGIVDQALNFRRNPGGDGGSVGQNLPYRLNPNAPLEVQFDLGNPSGVTKYAGVFIRHSSSWDQPIHCGFTLPPYSPMQRYVVRGRSGSVVWNELTFEVWADPPDGTSDLRMDNVAIAYRPELYAPATTCIAPAPSQQNLVRNGDFSAGTADWWRYGDASWAIVDQGLNFKRNPGGDGGSVGQNLPYRLTPNAPLEVQFDLGNPSGVTKYAGVFIRHSSSWDQPIHCGFMLPAYSPMQRYVVRGRSGSVVWNELTFEIWADPPDGIPDLRMDNVAIAYRPDLAINATTCIAPTANQEQPNQCLVQIDQGAQFTANLNVDLEFRVDQAATMRVSNQPLDSSIAWQPYQASLDWLLTSSLLGNNRTVYAEFRDSQGTMLCAGHELRDDIRLDTTAPNLIEMQVYPFAASLGLAITASDDPTGSGINAVQLSSRADFSGSTWLPYSPVIDLEGLPNSTLYVRVRDSVGNSSAAQSIAISTQQTYRLYLPMTSDQ; translated from the coding sequence ATGAGATTGCTTATTCGTTGTTGGTTATTGCTGGTATTGATCGGCGTTGGAGTTATTGCGCCTCAATCAAGTCAAGCGCAAGACGCTCAAGAACAACCTGCGCAGATTACTATCGATGGTTTAGCCGTGAAACTGCCGTTTCAGCCGGGTGCAGAATGGCAAGTCACGGCGGGCTGGGAGGCGGCAAATCATCAGCAAGCTTGGAACTATTATGCAGTTGATGTTGTACCAGTGAATCAAGCGTGTTTAGGTCAGCCGATTTTGGCGGTGGCGCATGGCTTTATTGAATCGAATAATGGTCACGAGCTGCAGATTGATCATCGCGTGAATAATTACCGTTCATTATATTCACACTTAGATACGGTGAGTCCTGGCTTAGCGGTTGGCACGGAAGTGTTTCAAGGCCAACAAATTGGGACGTGTGGTGGCTATCCAAATTTTGTGCCCCACCTACACTTTCAAATCTTCCAAGGGGCACGGGTTGCAAGTAGTGGCGTGATGCCCGTGCCAATTGATGGGATCACTGATGCCAATCGGCTGCGTTCAGGCCAACGTGGCTTGTATTCAACTAATCAATTCCAACCACAATTGCCGCCTGCCCCAAGTCAACAAAATTTAGTCTTGAATGGAGATTTTAGTGCAGGCACAACCAATTGGTGGAAGTATGGCGACGCAGCTTGGTCAATTGTTGATCAAGGCTTGAATTTTCGGCGGAATCCTGGTGGTACTGGTGGTTCGGTTGGTCAGAATCTAGCCTATCAATTTGCTGCAAATACTCCGATTGAAGCGCAGTTTGATTTAGGTAACCCTAGTGGGGTAACAAAACACGTTGGGGTCTTTATTCGCCATGAATCATCATGGGATCAACCGATTCATTGTGGGTTTACCTTACCACCATATAGCCCGATGCAACGGTTTAGCATTCGAGGCCGCAGCGGGAGTGTGGTATGGAATAAGTTAACCTTTGAAGTTTGGGCTGATCCGCCGGATGGAATTCCCGATGTGCGCATGGATAATGTTGCGATTACCTATCGTACCGATATCGCAATCAGTGCAAAAACCTGTATTGCCCCAGCGCCGAGCCAACAAAATCTAGTGCGGAATGGGGATTTTAGTGCTGGCACGGCAGATTGGTGGCGCTATGGCGACGCTTCGTGGGGCATCGTTGATCAAGCGTTGAATTTTCGGCGTAATCCTGGCGGTGATGGTGGTTCGGTTGGCCAGAATCTGCCCTATCGCCTTAACCCCAATGCACCGCTCGAAGTGCAATTCGATTTGGGCAATCCCAGCGGGGTCACCAAGTATGCTGGGGTGTTTATTCGCCATAGTTCATCGTGGGATCAACCGATTCATTGCGGATTCACGTTGCCGCCATATAGCCCAATGCAGCGTTATGTGGTGCGTGGCCGCAGCGGCAGTGTGGTGTGGAACGAGCTAACCTTCGAGGTTTGGGCTGATCCACCAGATGGAACTTCTGATCTGCGGATGGATAACGTCGCGATTGCCTATCGCCCTGAATTGTACGCCCCGGCGACAACTTGTATTGCACCAGCGCCGAGCCAACAAAATTTAGTGCGGAATGGGGATTTTAGTGCAGGCACGGCAGATTGGTGGCGCTATGGCGATGCCTCATGGGCAATCGTCGATCAAGGTTTGAATTTTAAACGTAATCCTGGTGGTGATGGTGGTTCGGTTGGTCAGAACTTGCCCTATCGCCTTACCCCCAACGCCCCGCTCGAAGTGCAGTTCGATTTGGGCAATCCCAGCGGGGTCACCAAGTATGCTGGGGTGTTTATTCGCCATAGTTCATCGTGGGATCAACCGATTCATTGTGGGTTTATGTTGCCAGCATATAGCCCGATGCAGCGCTATGTGGTGCGTGGCCGCAGCGGCAGTGTGGTGTGGAACGAGCTAACCTTTGAGATTTGGGCTGATCCACCGGATGGGATTCCTGATCTGCGGATGGATAACGTCGCGATTGCCTATCGCCCTGATTTAGCAATTAATGCGACAACATGTATTGCGCCTACTGCGAATCAAGAACAACCGAATCAATGTTTAGTGCAAATCGATCAAGGTGCTCAATTTACAGCCAACCTCAATGTGGATTTGGAGTTTCGGGTTGATCAAGCCGCTACCATGCGAGTTAGCAATCAACCACTTGATTCATCGATTGCTTGGCAACCGTATCAAGCCAGTCTTGATTGGCTTTTGACGAGTTCGTTATTAGGCAATAACCGAACTGTTTATGCTGAATTTCGTGATAGCCAGGGAACAATGCTCTGTGCTGGCCATGAGTTGCGTGATGATATTCGTTTGGATACGACCGCTCCTAACCTCATTGAGATGCAGGTTTATCCATTTGCGGCAAGCCTTGGCTTAGCAATTACGGCCAGCGATGACCCAACGGGTAGTGGCATTAATGCGGTTCAGCTGAGTTCTCGAGCAGATTTTAGTGGTAGCACTTGGCTCCCCTATAGCCCAGTGATCGATCTTGAAGGCCTGCCAAATTCAACCCTCTATGTCCGTGTTCGCGATAGTGTTGGCAATAGTTCAGCGGCTCAATCGATCGCCATATCTACACAACAGACCTATCGATTGTATCTACCAATGACCTCAGACCAATAA
- a CDS encoding SDR family oxidoreductase: MPQDFSGQVALVTGASRGIGAEISRQLAQRGADIVINYRSKAARAEAVASEITAFGRTALLAQADLTQINDLITTQTQIQQAFGKLDLLVLNASGGLEKDKPASYAMDLNLTAQVQTVETMLPLMQAGSCIVFVTSHWAHFYGERPIIAGYEPVASSKKAGEMALRERIDQFTQRGIHFYVVSGDMIEGTITPKLLDRAQPGFLAARKEHNPEPIPTIEEFAQAIVETAADRSQANGHTVFVGPII; encoded by the coding sequence GTGCCACAGGATTTTAGTGGGCAAGTTGCCCTCGTAACTGGAGCTTCGCGCGGCATTGGAGCCGAAATTAGTCGCCAGCTGGCGCAGCGTGGAGCTGATATCGTGATTAATTATCGCAGCAAAGCCGCGCGAGCCGAAGCCGTTGCCAGCGAAATAACTGCGTTTGGCCGAACTGCACTCTTGGCTCAGGCTGATTTAACTCAAATTAATGATCTGATTACCACCCAAACCCAAATTCAACAAGCCTTTGGCAAACTCGATCTGTTGGTACTCAACGCCAGTGGTGGCCTCGAAAAAGATAAACCCGCTAGCTACGCCATGGATCTCAATCTCACTGCTCAAGTCCAAACCGTCGAAACGATGTTGCCATTGATGCAAGCTGGCAGTTGCATTGTTTTCGTCACCAGTCACTGGGCGCATTTCTATGGCGAACGGCCAATCATCGCTGGCTACGAGCCAGTTGCCAGCAGCAAAAAAGCTGGCGAAATGGCGCTCCGCGAACGGATTGACCAATTTACCCAGCGAGGGATTCATTTTTATGTGGTTAGCGGCGATATGATCGAAGGCACGATCACACCCAAATTGCTTGATCGTGCCCAGCCTGGCTTTTTGGCTGCCCGTAAAGAACATAACCCTGAGCCAATTCCCACGATTGAAGAATTTGCACAAGCAATTGTTGAAACCGCCGCCGATCGCAGCCAAGCCAATGGCCATACCGTTTTCGTTGGGCCGATTATTTAA
- a CDS encoding helix-turn-helix transcriptional regulator: MSDLTPLELRIVCLIADGHTDRQIAGLLHLQENTIGCYLREIYSKLDVRSRTQLIKRVFDLKLKPEFGGTG, encoded by the coding sequence ATGTCAGACTTAACCCCGCTGGAATTACGGATCGTATGCTTGATTGCTGATGGTCACACTGACCGCCAGATTGCTGGATTGTTACATTTGCAAGAAAACACCATCGGCTGTTATTTGCGCGAAATTTACAGCAAGCTCGATGTGCGCAGCCGTACCCAATTGATTAAGCGCGTTTTTGACCTCAAGCTTAAGCCCGAATTCGGCGGCACTGGCTAA